Proteins from a genomic interval of Aureimonas sp. AU20:
- the zwf gene encoding glucose-6-phosphate dehydrogenase encodes MSSQIIPVEIFDYIVFGGNGDLAERKLLPALYHRDRDGQIPAGARIIGASRTALSDEAYRAFAQKALESFVAAEDRHPTAMERFLARLHYRQVDAKGDGGWAELKALLDEAGDNRIRAFYMAVSPSLFADIASHINTQGLANDRTRLVVEKPVGRDLESAMQLNALIGEHFREDQVFRIDHYLGKETVQNLMALRFANMLYEPLWNSAFVDHVQITVAESVGLEGRAGYYNTAGALRDMVQNHILQLVCLVALEPPSAMDADALRDEKLKILRSLKRIDDSNIEHVTVRGQYRAGASNGGAVKGYLDDLGEPTSDTETFVAIKAEINNWRWSGVPFYIRTGKRLSERMSEIVVTFRPIPHSIFEGSAGHVQQNQLVMRLQPDEGVKQWLMIKDPGPGGMRLRHVPLDMTFAESFHVRNPDAYERLLMDVIRGNQTLFMRRDEVQAAWEWVDPILKAWENRGMKPQGYTSGTWGPSSSIALIERDGRTWHEPD; translated from the coding sequence GTGTCCAGCCAGATCATCCCCGTAGAGATCTTCGATTACATCGTTTTCGGCGGAAACGGCGATCTCGCGGAGCGCAAGCTGCTGCCCGCCCTTTATCATCGCGATCGCGACGGCCAGATCCCCGCCGGCGCGCGCATCATCGGCGCCTCCCGCACCGCCCTGTCGGACGAAGCCTATCGCGCCTTCGCGCAGAAGGCGCTGGAATCCTTCGTCGCCGCCGAGGACCGCCACCCGACCGCGATGGAGCGCTTTCTGGCGCGCCTGCACTACCGGCAGGTGGACGCAAAGGGCGACGGCGGCTGGGCCGAACTGAAGGCGCTTCTGGACGAGGCGGGCGACAACCGCATCCGCGCCTTCTACATGGCCGTCAGCCCCTCGCTGTTCGCCGACATCGCCTCGCACATCAACACGCAAGGGCTCGCCAACGACCGCACCCGCCTCGTGGTGGAGAAGCCGGTCGGGCGCGATCTCGAATCGGCCATGCAGCTGAACGCGCTGATCGGCGAGCATTTCCGCGAAGACCAAGTCTTCCGCATCGACCACTATCTCGGCAAGGAAACCGTGCAGAACCTCATGGCTCTGCGCTTTGCCAACATGCTCTACGAACCGCTGTGGAACTCGGCCTTCGTGGACCACGTGCAGATCACGGTCGCCGAGAGCGTCGGCCTGGAAGGGCGCGCGGGCTACTACAACACGGCCGGCGCGCTGCGCGACATGGTGCAGAACCATATCCTCCAGCTCGTCTGCCTCGTGGCGCTGGAGCCGCCCTCGGCCATGGACGCCGACGCGCTGCGCGACGAGAAGCTGAAGATCCTGCGCTCGCTCAAGCGCATCGACGACAGCAATATCGAGCACGTCACCGTGCGCGGCCAGTATCGCGCGGGCGCCTCCAACGGCGGCGCGGTGAAGGGCTATCTCGACGATCTCGGCGAGCCGACGAGCGACACCGAGACCTTCGTCGCCATCAAGGCCGAGATCAACAATTGGCGCTGGTCGGGCGTGCCCTTCTACATCCGCACGGGCAAGCGCCTGTCGGAGCGCATGAGCGAGATCGTCGTCACCTTCCGGCCCATTCCGCACTCGATCTTCGAGGGCTCGGCCGGGCACGTCCAGCAGAACCAGCTGGTCATGCGCCTGCAGCCCGACGAGGGCGTGAAGCAGTGGCTGATGATCAAGGACCCCGGCCCGGGCGGCATGCGCCTGCGCCACGTGCCGCTCGACATGACCTTCGCCGAGTCCTTCCACGTGCGCAATCCCGACGCCTACGAGCGCCTTCTGATGGACGTGATCCGGGGCAACCAGACCCTGTTCATGCGCCGCGACGAGGTGCAGGCCGCCTGGGAATGGGTCGACCCCATTCTCAAGGCCTGGGAAAACCGGGGCATGAAGCCGCAAGGCTACACGTCCGGCACCTGGGGTCCCTCCTCCTCCATCGCGCTGATCGAGCGCGACGGGCGCACCTGGCACGAGCCGGATTGA
- a CDS encoding HWE histidine kinase domain-containing protein, with translation MTNFPASRDHDVDLTNCDREPIQFLGRIQDFGFLVAASMDWLIERVSANIADFTPHDADALLGEPLLFLFPESSVHAIRGRLQILSSSDGVERLFGFDLFGDGRPFDVAIHVIGSTLVVEAEPAARAAGINPGALIKSMISRVQRTDGLDGLYRECVRQLRGITGFDRVMLYRFASSGAGAVVAESVRGGLGSFLGLNYPAADIPAQARRLYVQNQIRIIADVGAVPIPVLPELDPHGRPLDLSLSVLRSVSPIHIEYLSNMGVSASMSISIVIDGKLWGLFALHHYAPRHLTMEIRSATELFGQMVSLIIEGRLYKEAKRVDEATREQHDRFVSKLVAASPSVEAVADFAEELREIIPCDGFAVWAKGQERTHGVGLSREELQSLARFLNRAGSSRVYATDELSAHHAPAADYSDRVAGVLAIPISRSPRDYILFFRREIVQTVTWAGDPKTKERMIGPNGARLTPRKSFEAWKETVLGKSLPWTESEVKAGESLRVSILEVLLRFNEESERQQMLAAQRQELLIAELNHRVRNILSLIRALVVQSKPSARDVDGFARIIGGRIQALARAHDQITSEQFSSTSLQDIIRTEVLAYIGSKQDRVHLDGPPICVEAAAFSTLALVFHELVTNSAKYGALSDSSGSVSVVWRLDENGSCGIDWTESGGPPVTAPTRRGFGSTIIERSIPHDLGGEARLDFRLSGLRAHFRLPAQVFHIQTVAPLPATALPKETETMSRPAGPEILNGLRALILEDNMIISLDAEQLLIDQGVREVHLAASVSEARKLLESQAVDVALLDVNLGSETSFSLVPDLRRRDIPFVFVTGYGEKIELPEDAAGAGAIKKPFDAQELVKALARAVAGARNG, from the coding sequence TTGACGAATTTTCCCGCTTCGAGAGATCACGACGTCGACCTGACCAATTGCGACCGCGAGCCCATCCAGTTCCTCGGCCGCATCCAGGATTTCGGCTTCCTGGTCGCGGCCTCTATGGACTGGCTGATCGAGCGCGTGTCCGCCAACATCGCCGATTTCACGCCGCACGACGCGGACGCCCTCCTGGGCGAGCCGCTGCTCTTCCTGTTCCCGGAAAGCTCCGTCCACGCCATTCGCGGCCGGTTGCAGATCCTTTCCTCCAGCGATGGAGTGGAGCGGCTCTTCGGCTTCGACCTGTTCGGCGACGGGCGCCCCTTCGACGTCGCCATCCATGTGATCGGCTCGACGCTGGTGGTGGAGGCCGAGCCCGCCGCGCGCGCCGCCGGCATCAATCCCGGCGCGCTGATCAAGAGCATGATCTCGCGCGTCCAGCGCACGGATGGGCTCGACGGGCTCTACCGCGAATGCGTGCGCCAGCTGCGCGGCATCACCGGCTTCGACCGCGTCATGCTCTATCGCTTCGCCTCCAGCGGCGCCGGCGCCGTGGTGGCCGAATCCGTGCGCGGCGGCCTCGGCTCGTTCCTGGGGCTGAACTATCCCGCCGCCGACATTCCCGCCCAGGCCCGCCGCCTCTACGTCCAGAACCAGATCCGCATCATCGCCGATGTCGGCGCCGTGCCGATCCCCGTCCTGCCCGAGCTCGATCCGCACGGGCGCCCGCTCGACTTGTCGCTATCGGTGCTGCGCAGCGTGTCGCCGATCCATATCGAATATCTCTCCAACATGGGCGTCTCGGCCTCCATGTCGATTTCGATCGTGATCGACGGCAAGCTCTGGGGCCTCTTCGCCCTCCATCACTACGCGCCGCGCCACCTGACCATGGAAATCCGCAGCGCGACCGAGCTCTTCGGGCAGATGGTCTCGCTCATCATCGAGGGCCGCCTCTACAAGGAGGCCAAGCGGGTGGACGAGGCGACGCGCGAGCAGCACGACCGCTTCGTCTCCAAGCTCGTCGCCGCCTCGCCCTCGGTCGAGGCCGTGGCCGATTTTGCCGAGGAGCTGCGCGAGATCATTCCCTGCGACGGGTTCGCGGTCTGGGCCAAGGGCCAGGAGCGCACGCACGGCGTCGGCCTGTCGCGCGAGGAGCTGCAGTCGCTCGCCCGCTTCCTGAATCGGGCCGGCTCCAGCCGCGTCTACGCCACCGACGAGCTGTCGGCCCATCACGCGCCGGCCGCCGACTATAGCGACCGCGTGGCCGGCGTTCTCGCCATTCCCATCTCGCGTTCGCCGCGCGACTACATCCTCTTCTTCCGCCGCGAGATCGTGCAGACCGTCACCTGGGCGGGCGATCCCAAGACCAAGGAGCGGATGATCGGACCCAACGGCGCCCGGCTGACGCCGCGCAAGAGCTTCGAGGCCTGGAAGGAAACGGTGCTCGGCAAGTCCCTCCCCTGGACCGAGAGCGAGGTGAAGGCCGGTGAATCGCTGCGCGTTTCGATCCTGGAAGTGCTCTTGCGCTTCAACGAGGAGAGCGAGCGCCAGCAGATGCTCGCCGCTCAGCGGCAGGAGCTCTTGATCGCCGAGCTGAACCACCGGGTGCGCAACATCCTCAGCCTGATTCGCGCGCTCGTGGTGCAGTCCAAGCCCAGCGCGCGGGACGTGGACGGTTTCGCTCGGATCATCGGCGGGCGTATCCAGGCCCTGGCGCGCGCGCACGACCAGATCACCAGCGAGCAGTTTTCCTCCACCTCGCTGCAGGACATCATACGCACCGAGGTACTCGCCTATATCGGCTCCAAGCAGGACCGGGTGCATCTCGACGGACCGCCGATCTGCGTGGAGGCCGCGGCCTTTTCCACGCTCGCGCTCGTGTTCCACGAACTGGTGACGAACTCGGCGAAATACGGCGCGCTGTCGGATTCCTCGGGCAGCGTCAGCGTCGTCTGGCGGTTGGACGAGAACGGAAGCTGCGGCATCGACTGGACCGAAAGCGGCGGGCCGCCGGTCACCGCGCCGACGCGCCGGGGCTTCGGCTCCACCATCATCGAGCGCTCGATCCCGCACGATCTGGGCGGCGAGGCGCGGCTGGACTTCCGCCTTAGCGGGCTTCGCGCCCATTTCCGGCTGCCGGCGCAGGTCTTCCACATCCAGACCGTCGCCCCCCTTCCCGCGACCGCGCTGCCGAAGGAAACAGAGACCATGTCGCGCCCGGCCGGCCCCGAAATCCTGAACGGCCTTCGCGCCCTCATTCTCGAAGACAACATGATCATCTCGCTCGACGCCGAGCAGCTTCTGATCGACCAGGGCGTGCGCGAGGTGCATCTGGCGGCCAGCGTTTCGGAGGCGCGCAAGCTTCTGGAAAGCCAGGCGGTGGACGTTGCGCTCCTCGACGTCAATCTGGGCAGCGAGACGAGTTTCTCGCTCGTGCCCGACTTGCGGCGCCGCGACATTCCCTTCGTCTTCGTGACCGGCTATGGCGAAAAGATCGAACTGCCCGAGGACGCGGCCGGTGCCGGCGCGATCAAGAAGCCGTTCGATGCGCAGGAACTGGTGAAGGCCCTCGCCCGGGCCGTCGCCGGAGCACGAAACGGGTAA
- a CDS encoding biliverdin-producing heme oxygenase, with the protein MPREATSSSGQPEPATTPRLRDRLRLETRAEHEALDAGFDGMLAPGAEALYACFLLTNRAGHEAVEPLLRQSPLARSNPAAWEPGGRLAALAADCRDLALPRFAAPARLPLSPSLPEALGAAYVLEGSRLGAAFLLKALRRSPGSRLPVRYLLASSDPEPFRRLLAVMSAAGLSEREADRAVAAANQTFRTFRALAEGARIRMTFS; encoded by the coding sequence TTGCCCCGCGAAGCCACCAGTTCCTCCGGCCAGCCGGAACCGGCGACCACCCCCCGGCTTCGCGACAGGCTCCGCTTGGAAACTCGCGCCGAGCACGAGGCGCTGGACGCCGGCTTCGACGGCATGTTGGCGCCGGGCGCGGAGGCTCTTTATGCCTGCTTTCTCCTGACCAACCGCGCCGGGCACGAGGCGGTCGAGCCCCTCCTGCGGCAGAGTCCGCTGGCGCGGTCCAACCCGGCGGCGTGGGAGCCGGGCGGCCGCCTTGCGGCGCTGGCGGCCGACTGCCGCGATCTGGCGCTGCCCCGTTTCGCCGCGCCGGCGCGCTTGCCGCTTTCGCCCTCCCTTCCCGAGGCGCTGGGCGCGGCCTATGTTCTGGAAGGCTCGCGGCTGGGAGCGGCCTTTCTTCTCAAGGCCTTGCGCCGCAGCCCCGGCTCTCGCCTGCCGGTGCGCTATCTCCTGGCTTCGAGCGATCCCGAGCCGTTTCGCCGGCTGCTGGCCGTGATGAGCGCGGCCGGTCTTTCGGAGCGGGAAGCCGATCGGGCCGTCGCGGCGGCCAACCAGACGTTTCGCACCTTTCGCGCCCTGGCCGAAGGTGCCCGGATCAGGATGACGTTCTCTTGA